From the genome of Vanessa cardui chromosome 17, ilVanCard2.1, whole genome shotgun sequence:
TTCATACCATTTATTTGGTATTACTTTGGAGTCACCAAATCGGAACGGATCAATGCAAATAATTAGGGTTTGCAGGCATTTGTCTTGAGATAAAATGTGATAAAAAGACGACCTTGCTCGGCATTTCAGTGCGTTTCTGTAGGAATTAACTTCTGTATTCCAATGGTAGAATGATATCAACTGACTTATGGTGATAcgccaaaatattatttatagcctataaaattcatattaattataatcaatatcgCATATCACATTCAGGTATTTTACGCTCGTGTTCTACGTAGAGTGTATTCTTATAGAATACTCCATTCTCACATCCTTCTGCATCAATGGGCTCGGCTTacttttaaaaggaaaaaaaatgtgtttcttACCGGTATTTCAAAATCGACGAAGTACTTGCCAGCGACGCGGATGTGCTGTAGGCGCGGCATCAGCTCGCAGTCGAAGCAGCACATCGTGTCTCCAGTTAGGAATCTGTCAatgtttccgtttgcatacggtaaatagaacgtttttgggcaatggtatacgcatatataataagataccgaaaaatataatcaatataccattttcaaaatttaaaaatattattaagactaaattaataaataaatcatactattcattaaaagagtactttttagaaagaaacgcctggagttaggctcgggttccatcataggacgctaattactgtcagtaacagcattgtaaatgtgtttatttgaaaagagcaactatgcgagtttcttgccgtttcttctcgctagaagctgctttccgaaacggtggtagtatttgattattgacgattcaaaaacgcttcattgtgaagtttacttgaataaaattgatttgatttgatttgattttaatgagGTTTTTGTTAAATGCCAACTAAAAACGTATTAAAAACTCGAAAACCACATCCCAATTCCAATTAGTATCTACAAATCTAAGATACGTGGAAACTGAAGATAAATCAGGCATTATAAAAGATacgttatattttttgattacaATAACGATAAGAATATTTCCCGCAAATGTTATTTATCATAGTCACATACATTTTGAAGTGGAATTTCTGTCGCTAGATAAGAGTCAAATGTCAAGGTCAAATAGGAGTAGGTACTACCTACAAGATTTCAAAACCAAAGTTTTACTTTCACGTACGTGCTGAGttgagcgtactcctttttttAGTCATACATTTGTTGATGAccgaaaatattatacatttatttatctttggttctacaaggaggttttataataaaaactctcGCGAATGTGTATTAAGGAAATCTGTATAGTTTACCTGGTCCCCCTGCGCTCAAGCAGTGCGTCGATGCGCTGAAGGTGCGCGCGCAGCGAAGCTGACTTCTGCTCATCTTTGCGCACCAACACCAGTTTCAACTTGGAATACAGGTTCTCGATCAACGACGCCACCTCCTTGTCCTGataccaaattattttttctataaagtATTGGACTGAAATTGCAAGTCTTCCGAGTATCATTTGATTGTGGaccttaatttatttgtttatgatgCTCACATGTGGTGTGTGgcaaaactataattattgtttattagtaTGAACATGACATCATTTTAGTTGATTAATTGTAGGGAATGGAATGGATCTAGACGATAAAATTTCAGTTCTGTAAAGTGTCGCCTTACAGTACACGTTTTGCGAAAATGATTGGATGAATTGATAattgtcataataataaaaaccccctgtgttagaaatataaaatcaaatgtatCCTAAGTATAAACCCTGGGCAGTAATCCTCAACAAACATTCTAAAACTGAATAGAGACTTTTATTATGAGTTATTATGAGGTTTACAGAACATTTCACCCACTGCTCCACAATATATCGATGTGGCAATGTTATCCTAAAATCTTCATTTACAATCTACGACTTCGACTCACTAAACATCATATCCCaattgattacaattattaccgagctataattaataaatatagtgcAGTAGATAATATTTACGAAGACGCAACGTCGATATATATTCATTAGATAATGAAAATGTAATAAGGCGTTGACTCATCTAAATTAAATGCATCGTCGATAAGATTAATTTCTTgacctattacataaatataacacaattcTAGTCTCGACGAGTAACATTTTCATTCATTATGTTTATTGATTGTGATAAGGCCTGCCATTATTTGTagtattaatttcttatttaatgtgaaaataataagaagagataattttattcaagtgttATTTGTTGTGTGTACTGACCTGTACAAACAGATTGTGTCCACCGGGAACAGATTTCATAATATGCCGTTCGATCTTCTCATTTTCTAGGATAGCCAGACCGTTGTCAATGAGGATTGGCGGATGCGTGGCCTCGAAGTTGGTACGGAAATCTGGTGGCGGTTTTTGCATGTCAACTGTCGTCACCTGTggtataatacttattattaaaaatccgataaataaagcaatttaaCCATTAAGAGTCGAAAATGCAGAAACTATTGAAGCAAATGAGCAGTTGGTTGTGAATGATGAATTCTGCCCAAATATAGAAGTAAGAATAATTGTGCATCTATTTACTTCTGCCCAAATATAGAAGTAAGAATAATTGTGCATCTATTTACTCGATAGCAAATTTTGCTTATATCCGTATTTTTTAACTATCTAACACACTAACGATGAGTtagatcaatcaatcaatcaatcaaacaaACAGAAAATAGTCGTACTAGGCGATGAAACAAcactgtattataaaaaatacaatacgaATACAGCTtactttcttaaataaatttattcaaatacttacttttaaactGATAGTTTTGAGCTCTGCCAAGAGGTAAAGGTCCATGAAATACTCCTGACAGAAAAGACACGCTCCCTTCCGCCGGCCATCGATAGTGGATGcctgcaaataaaataaaaactattagtTATTTATCACATAGCACCTAACTTTATAAGACTACGTATCAATCATTTTTTTAGGTCAATGATCTTATATTCATCAGCAGTAGATCTATTAGAAACGTGATTGCGTGTATGGTAACCATTAGAATTAACCATAGCTTACTATAAATCGTCCGGTTGCTTTATAGTACTATCTTTATAGTTAAGACCACCGCGAagatttgtaacattaaaaccaatatatattattaatcaatttggctaaatgttctattttcaaaaatttggCAACACCATTCAAATTATATTCCTAATGACGTCAAATAGAGACATAACGCACGAATCTAACGAGCGTTTACCAAAACATGTTGTACATATAACATAGAAACAGCAAAATGATGGCGTAATGTATTCACTAAACAAGTAAACAGCATCCAGTCTAATAGAAGCTATTTCCAACGTCAAAGCGAACGTAAGATGCAGACCttcattgaatattcatatcACCATTGTTTCGTGACACGATACCCCGTGACCGAATGTAACGACTTCACAAAGATTTAAGTCACATACATACATCTGCGATTGTCTTAAACACTGTACGGACTACACAAATTATACGTTTTGTAGTATTCGTGAATTGCCAAGtagaataaataacaatttaattgtatCTGTCTaacatatctatgtatataagtgAGAAAGGATAGTTTTCTTGCTGATTATTCCAAAAAGGTTGTACTActtttaattcaacactgtacAAACCTACAgatttaaaagtacttttgtGTTCATATGGAAAGCGAATGTACGCAATACGAGGTTATACAATTTCATAAAACTATTTGACCTTTGTAGGGTTCATATATAAAGCTGTTGAGTAAGAAGAcaaaaaattatacacatattcATGGCGCTGTACTTCTACATTTGGAAATACATGAAAAGGTATTTTAAGAACAGAATAAAGTATAgaagataatatatttgatatcgCCATCTTAAAATAATGGTTTCCGTTGAAAGGAGTTTGTAATCGTTATATTAAAGATGGTAAATTAGCGCACTTTTTTACTAATCCTGTAAGCACTACCTTACAAAATTGGTACGAGAATCATACCCAGAATACTATAATCGTAATAGTAAAACAGAACGATAGGTTACACGATATATCAGACAAAATAAAATCCGATGAACCAGTTAttaacttttactttataaGAACATTGAACGATTATAGAAACGAGCTTTTCCTTCAGCAATTGAATAGAAAGTGATACAATACCGGCGATTTGAAGAATTTATCTTTTACAATAGTATTTATTCTCGACTTCATCCGTGTTTACTTAGCAATCGAGGATTGTTGGATCTCCacgttttacatttaaatttgtgTTACGTCTGTCTTGGTTGGAATTTTAGGAAACTTTCCTCAAAAGACAAATACATGTTCGACAATAATTTGCCAATCTTGCCTCTAAAAATGAGTACTTGTGAAGTATTGTGGGAAACAATGGAGTATCgcaataaactattaaataaccAACTAGATAACATGGCATATTTACAACAAGACGTAATTTTTACTACTAACAATAAATAAGTTCATTCTTCAGAAATTGTTTTCAGTAATGTACTGTATACAAGTTATCCTATGTAATACAAGTCTGCCACTTAATTTAACGTTTAAGCAGTTTAGTGTAAAACGATccaattactttatatatttattactcatcGGCTTTTTATATACCCACACGTGCGATAATGTGAGGGCTCTTTGTAAGCTCTTCATGAGTCAGACTTGTCCGGATTCGAGGTCAAAGGGCTGTACATATGCGTTGATTAGAACAACTTTCTAGCACATCCACAAACGTGTGAAATTAGAAAATAGCACTGTCTTCTTCAATAGCATTGGTTATGTCtgttataacaattaatattgtgttatatttagGGTTGTTTAAAATAACTGGATGAAAATTTTTTGAAGCGGATAGTTAgctataaaataagtataggGTCAATTCATCTCTATTGGACTTTATAAAATGCGCTAAATGGACAATCGTaaaacattgcagaatatatattatatatacattaatgaataaataacatgGGAAGTTCCAAGCTTATTTCAATTCTATTATtccattaacattttaaattagaagataaaaactataaaatgttttttttttaaatacatttcttatagttcattttattgaaaaataaaaaatgacatacGGGTTTAGATAGCGATACTCGTACCACtcgtaaaataaattcaaaaaaaaaatccgcttatatatttttaaataattcatatagcAGACAGttgaaacaatttataatttactggAAAAGTGTGTTTTCTCTATTCTTAACGTTATGGTCTAATGGTCACGAGGCATAAACACATAAACAATACACGACTAAACGACATCTAAACGTAGCTTAGTCGCATATAATGCTGTAGTTTTACCAAGATGCTAATACGTTTTCTAGTTATTATAGTACGAGCAAATGTTTATATCATACGTAGTCGTATCCATTTGCATGCTACACTTCTTAGTACCTAGATAAACTAGTTCATTGAATACGAGATTTGATGCGAATTTTGATGACGATTTCAGTACGAGGTATTGTATTCCTTATATCTAGCAATAGTTATACATACATGTCTCCAATcacattcataaaattattcaatgaaGACAAAAAAGTGTTTCAAGACAGAAGGCTGtaagtgatatttatttatttttaacttatataaatcttataaaaactaCCGCCTGTTGGATTTGAAAATGCTAAAACGATGTTACACGTTCATACAGGGACAAAAAACAGGAAGGGTAAGGCAGATTAATGTAACTTCTAGAAACTTCTAATAAACTGTAGTTACACATTATGGTGTTTCCATAACCAACGACTGGACAGAAAAGAAACTAGGTGAAGCAATGGCGCGTAACGCACAGACATAGAACATGACGTACCCGCGTGTATACTGTATTTACGATTAGAAACCGTAGACTATTCAATTGACAATGGTCACGGTTGAGCCATGAAAATCTGTTGAGCGTCCTTTCTCATATTTGCATGTCAGCTTAACGCCTGATTGAATTGTgatgtaatttgtattataatcaGTCACATAATGACTCGGAATTATTTACCTGATGGCTCGAAGCCAAGATACCCAACACATACCAATTATTTCACAGCGAACGAATATTTTACGACACGAATTCGTGTAAAACTTTAAGTTTAACACAGTTCGTCGTCGGAAATGTATGCAGAGTGATCGAAATTcattggaaataaatattttgacaataaaATATCCTTGAACGCTCATTACATCAACGTTATATTTGGTACAAGCTACAATGTTAgtcatgtatgtattttatcaaTTGTTTAGATAGATGCCATTAATAATTGCGACAAAGTAACATACGTTGCCTCATTAACGTTCTAAATCTCAAAAGggcttaagtttaatttattaaatcatttatgtACCTCAGTTAgttttacacataaaaaaataaattacgaaacTAATGGCaaaattctataattaatacggtaattaaaaccaaaataatataatggaaGAATTGAGTCTCCCATATTCCAAGAAGTTTGCGAGATAAACGAAAACAggcaaatattttcaaatagaatCGAGAAAATGTAATATAAGCTGTTCGCGTTGTTTGTAACAATAAACTAGTTGTACGACGTGCCGTAAGAATACAAGGAAGTAACGGTGCGCGACGCGTGGCCGCTGAGACCggctgaaaacaaaataaattgcaaCACCGAATAACAGCGGCATCGAAACACGATAGGATAAGACAGCACAGAACCAACCAGGCGTGGCAAAACAAACATTCAAGTCAACGACATTGTGCACATTACCCGAACATATAAGCACTTTCAGTTTCGTGAAAATGAAAGCAGCCCATATACCTCCCATGTGTTAAATGTGAACTATATTTATCCATGAAGGAGGAAAAAGTGTATAATTTATCACAGTGCTTGCCTTGTCACGTCTAAAATGGTCAGAAGCATGAATTAGGGAATGTAAATACATTtctatgacaaaaatatatttctatactttTTAATGTAACGTTTTCAATAAGGCGGTAGTTgcacaatttaacaaaaatatatcatttcgtATCTACCTtcttttcgattttatttatataccaatataacataatataatcagGAAGAGATAGAAGAGAGATTTTGCCAGCATCTAAAAGTGCAATGACCCAAGTCGAGGAAAGCAACCAACACTTGACCACGGTCCAACCTTACAGACCGTGAAAGTGTGGTCTCTAATTACGCACAACCCGTCTTTCCTTTCCAGGTGCTTGAATATCTTTGAAATTTCATCTACAgataattatatctttacttGTATGTACTTTATCACACATTAAAGCAGAATAATAAAGAAAGCGAATGATGCTACATAAATGttctatgttaaaaaaaaaattaacagaatGTTTTTAAGTTCATTTCGTATAAAATGATAAGTAACAATTTAACGGACGACATAAACCGAAAGTGCGATTACAACGAGCCGTTTGtgatataataacaaatgaagATCTCGCATGTTTTAATAGAACACAACTGTCTGCGCGCGCGTTGAGTTTGATAAATGGACTTGTTCAGTTTTACTCGACGCTCCTGAAAGAAATATCGCGTGACGATTCGTTTCGGTCAAAGTGAAATTTGATATCGTCCGCATTGCTGCGAACACTTCCTCGCGTTTCGGACACGTCGATAGATTTACGATTGCTGGTTACTCTCGCTACTGCAGTTGTGACTAAAATTAGATCACCTGATAACTATTGTTACATGCATCGGATGTGAGCGTTGATAATGGGAACTCGTTTctgatttacattttttctttgACAAACTAAACTGTTCAAGATAATGTTATGTAGGGAATAAAGGCGTGTTATAGGGTAAACGCACCGGAAGTCAAAAGGCGTGGACAATTGCATAATCAGATCATATCCGGCGTTCACTTTTTGTTGCTTTAGTGCTTGACTGAACATATACTTAAACATGTTAATGGAAATTAAAGATTATCTTTTCATAATACCAATGCATGAAGCGttagctatttaaaaaaataaatttgtctaTAATTTTAGTTCCACGGTTGTATTTGTAGCAGCTGGAGGATTTGACCTTatgtttactttattattcaagcccgtttataaaattttgatgatCTCAGCTTAAAGTATAGTCATGCGTGTGATGACAATGACATCACGACCTTGCCTCACGATGCTTACGTACATGGAATAGCAAAAGGAAATTCTTGACATAAAATACTAAAGTGGTGACTTTGTTCGCAATTATCCTGGACGTGTCAGCTAAGGAAATAAATGACATCGTTACAGAATATGAATGGGTAATAACTGACGGTAATTAAAAGAGTCGTGAAGTTATCACAAAGGTTACAATAGCTAAAGACAAGTTTGGCAATATAGAAAGGATTTTACACTTGACCTTATAAATTGTGAAAGACGCGAAACCGGGTCAGAAACGTGAACAGCTTGTTCATATTGACAATTTGCATGTTCCATTAAACAATAGTGGCACACCGAACATTTTGTGTGTAGCTGTGGTAGAATTAATTGATTATCTTGTTTGCGTTTTGGGTCACTTTGaagacaatttaaataaaaaaaagatatgattTCTCGTGATAGTATGAAAGATTCTCATAGTAACAACTGTtacaaaataacaaacatacatgGACTACATTTTGATATAGTTTTTTCAAACTAGAAAAACTTTGTTATAAATCAACAGAACTATAACAATActataataagattattatataaggCACATTTGACTTCACAAAtgccaattaaaaataataaaatataggaaaTCGAAACTGACATCACTCCTTGACGATGTATAACCTTTTGTCTCAAGTggaagaaaattattattcaaaattatgaaaacaatgGCCATTTTTTGCAGTCGCTTTTGACGGACATGCgctaacatatatttatttatgtaaaaacctgttgaattcattatatataattactagcgTAACATTTAAACGCGCTAGTTTTCGTAACAACGACGTCTCTCTGAATGCAATTGACCTAATGAATGCACATCTGCTGCTTGTAAGGAAATACCAGTGGAATTTAAACTTGCTTGTACTTGACTAGAGGATGCCTTCGGAttcattcgatttttgaaagTAATTTACGACGTTCGTTACAATTTTCAACAAGGAGTTAGTGATCGTGAATCGGAACTTTAAACCAATTTCATCCAAACTATTGAGCTGATATTATTCACATGATTTTGGACTTGGTGAAATAAAGCTACCATATAAAATTCTATTGGTACTATAACACTGTTCTTATAAATGTTTGCttttaacagataattaattccTACAAATTACGTTATTTATCATTGGTAAcagaaagataaatataaaaatattttttaattaggtaGCCGACGATACATAATGAACACAtctattatgaaatttaaattaaatacatatgacTAGTAATGCACACACTTACAGTTTAACACATAAAATTTTTTAGCTCTTTACGATAATCATCATTTTCAGTCGCTTacacatggcagaatttcatctgTCTCGTGCAAATTTATTCGCAATATTGATGAATTACCCGTTCTAgatggaattttaaatatacattaatattctatatGCACCGACAACCTTATCGGCGCGATACATTTACTTAAAGTTATATGAGCATATCTTTATGTTTTACTgtcctaaaaataaataacattgaagATGATTAGGTGTCTATATTACCAAAAGGAAGGTTGCTTCCAAAACTTCAGCCTTTAATTTATTAGTCTGTGAGAATATGTTTACATTAacttatgtatacatatacttacACTATGTTCTAACCATCTCACCCTGAACACGCAATATCGCTAatggatataaatttattgataaataattatctttcaATATGTCTAACATAATACTAATTGCTTATAGTAAtaatttcttgattattttcAAGATAGCGGTAATTAGAAATcgtttacatattttatcacTTATTTTCAAAAccatgtattaatttgtatgTCAATGTATTCGATTATAATACTATCCTTAAAGTGTAAAGTCCTTGAAAGCTATGGCGGAAAAACCAAACAACGATATTTCCAATCATCAAGCACTTTGGTTATAATATTGCTGACATATTGCCCAAATAATCAACTCAATGGATCTTTTTGTCCATCGAGATACTTTGAATGACAAAAGTATCTAAAATCTGTgcgaaaatgattaataatcatcaatcaatatatctatttaattatttcattaaaattataattcaatattttttcagcACAATGACTATACAAGGCAACTTATCATACAATTTTTAAGCAGCTACCAGACCCCAGACCAGTCTAGAGGGAATATCGTATAAAAATCTGTAGAAAAAGTAATAGTGCTCCTCATAACAAGTAAATGCGAGCCAAAATGTAGGCTGTAGGATCACAGTAGAAGTGAATAAAGAGAGGAAAATAACAGCTTGTGAAGAGAGATTCTGTTTGCACAACGCCTATTTGAAAGCACTGATATTGAAATAGTTCCTAGTATGGATATAATCCCTTtcgaataacatatttaaaatattgtatatatttttttcgataaaGTAATAATGGAATACACTTTCGAACGTAAATGTTATCCCACAATTTGAAACGATTGTTCTCATAAAGCGTTTAATTGTTTGTTGGCGCCGTGTCAAATTTACCTACTTTCCCCGTAGTAaactttttctattatttgttagtatttattgtaattgcaGATATTTCACGAATATTTTACACTTTAGCGATTCATTTTGATAAGGCTTATATAATAACCTCCTTTCCGCATTATCGTATAGTCATAAAAGTGAACATATATTCGAGGTGATACGATAATTATGCCAGAGATAATATTTCAACAAACACAGAAAAGCTTGTGTATTTTTGCAACTCTCAGTAGTAACGTACGTATATTAGGATGTGTCTCTTACGAGTTCCCTGTTCAAGCGTTTATCGGAAGTTGCTGTCCTCGACCGCAGCGTATGACGTCATTTAagtcatcattttatatttatattcagtgTTACCGACGATACTTGGTTTACTCAATTATTTTGCAGAATTAATATCGTTtaactgtatatttaaaaaaatctctcgCACGTTCACGTTTGTGATTCTATCGTGCCATGAATATGTTTTGGGTATCTTGGTGGGTTTACCTATCGTGCTTCCAAGTGACGTCATGTCTGTTTAATGTAGCACAGATGATAATCGTTAAGTCTATGtagtaaaactatttaaatccAATGTCTTTTGAATCTCCAATAGCGTCAAGGTCAGCGTTAGTTCTGCTATGCTATTAACGAATCGAATGTCTTAGATTATTACTGTAGCTTTGGTTTTTGTCAGGAAATTTCTTCCTCGAAAAGGAGATATAGCAATCTCAACTTCGATTAAAATCTTGTCGACTTTTCCAAGACTTAGTTATCAATAGATGTCAGAAAggcttatttgatttttattagtttacttCTTTCAATTTATGCTTCGCTTATGATTTCGCAATGACGTAACGTAGCTGCTTCTTCTGTCACAAACTATTAGTCACGTCCACATGTTTAACACTTAGGATACTTTATTGTGATAATTTTAGCGTCCTTGTCACGTAACGTATACAAACAAGCGGTTTTGTGGCCGTTTGAACGtactttattatacttaatactTTTAAGAATCTATACTTGACATTatcttttatcaaaaaattataaaacataagtcAACACTTGGGCGGTTCTTATTACAATTATCTTAAAACTATATCACACAAAAGTTACCGCA
Proteins encoded in this window:
- the LOC124536926 gene encoding chloride intracellular channel exc-4 isoform X2; amino-acid sequence: MMSDEIAENGTANGDVPEIELIIKASTIDGRRKGACLFCQEYFMDLYLLAELKTISLKVTTVDMQKPPPDFRTNFEATHPPILIDNGLAILENEKIERHIMKSVPGGHNLFVQDKEVASLIENLYSKLKLVLVRKDEQKSASLRAHLQRIDALLERRGTRFLTGDTMCCFDCELMPRLQHIRVAGKYFVDFEIPTSFRALWRYMYHMYQLDAFTQSCPADQDIINHYKLQQALKMKKHEELETPTFTTSIPIDVNDSNNSEQ
- the LOC124536926 gene encoding chloride intracellular channel exc-4 isoform X1, producing the protein MMSDEIAENGTANGDVPEIELIIKASTIDGRRKGACLFCQEYFMDLYLLAELKTISLKVTTVDMQKPPPDFRTNFEATHPPILIDNGLAILENEKIERHIMKSVPGGHNLFVQDKEVASLIENLYSKLKLVLVRKDEQKSASLRAHLQRIDALLERRGTRFLTGDTMCCFDCELMPRLQHIRVAGKYFVDFEIPTSFRALWRYMYHMYQLDAFTQSCPADQDIINHYKLQQLSTKGLILSPTLTRQRNEDAATTALKMKKHEELETPTFTTSIPIDVNDSNNSEQ